One part of the Vibrio palustris genome encodes these proteins:
- a CDS encoding beta-glucoside-specific PTS transporter subunit IIABC: MAAIRDYTQLAKDILSEVGGQENVSQFSRCATRLRLILNEVPEGAADNIKQMPGVITVVLSGGQFQVVIGTHVSDVYEAMSQLLDSSLLSDKQHKMSVIDSVIAAMSAIFAPIIFILAAAGILQGSLIFARFLAPSIEATGTFEVLNFMSWTPFAFLPVFIAITSAKHFNCNPFIAVLCACALINPSWAEMASRIAGGEVITFLSLPLAKTVYTSSVLPPIFMVWALSYVERFVKRVIPGVVSELFTPLICMLIMVPTTLVVIGPVMSFVASSIAGGYNSLFDAAPVLAAALIGGIWQIIVIFGVHWGITPVVFANYENFGYDTFQAFQAIAVVAQMAAALAVAFKSRNKLMKATGFSAGLTAVFGITEPALYGVTLRLKKPFVCGCIGGALGSVVASLFGTYYYAYAGLPGLLTVVNAISPSNPASFMGELAGVGVAIVATFALVFIVGFEDPIDEELEAGKVSDDLKASDTPAPIVTASETRQLATLVSPLKGHIVPLSTVKDESFAQKLLGDGVAIIPSEGVVRAPCDAVISSVIDTKHAVGMTMANGAEVLIHVGLDTVQLKGEHFDCLVTLEQSVKVGDPLIHFDLEKITAAGYDVTTPCIVMNSDEFEFNLIDPNQEHQDIEVGQPVIQMA, from the coding sequence ATGGCGGCGATCCGAGATTACACACAACTAGCAAAAGATATTCTGTCCGAAGTCGGTGGGCAAGAGAATGTCAGTCAATTTTCACGTTGTGCGACACGTTTACGGCTGATTTTAAACGAAGTACCAGAAGGTGCGGCAGATAACATCAAACAAATGCCTGGGGTTATTACTGTCGTGCTAAGTGGCGGTCAATTTCAGGTGGTCATTGGCACGCATGTTTCTGACGTGTATGAGGCAATGTCGCAACTGCTTGATAGCAGCTTATTGAGTGATAAACAGCATAAAATGAGCGTCATTGACTCGGTGATTGCCGCAATGTCAGCTATTTTTGCGCCGATTATTTTTATCCTCGCTGCCGCAGGTATTTTGCAAGGTTCCCTTATTTTCGCACGCTTTCTCGCGCCGAGTATTGAAGCAACGGGAACGTTTGAAGTACTGAACTTTATGTCGTGGACACCATTTGCCTTTTTGCCTGTGTTCATCGCGATTACCTCAGCGAAACATTTTAACTGTAACCCGTTTATTGCTGTGTTATGTGCCTGCGCCCTCATTAACCCATCATGGGCAGAGATGGCCAGCCGTATTGCTGGTGGTGAAGTCATCACGTTTCTATCGTTGCCACTGGCGAAAACCGTTTACACCTCATCGGTACTGCCGCCGATCTTTATGGTGTGGGCCCTTAGCTACGTAGAGCGTTTTGTAAAACGTGTTATTCCGGGCGTGGTGAGTGAACTATTCACGCCATTAATTTGTATGTTAATCATGGTGCCAACCACCTTGGTGGTGATCGGCCCTGTCATGAGTTTTGTGGCGAGTTCCATTGCGGGAGGCTACAACTCTTTATTTGATGCCGCCCCTGTATTGGCAGCCGCTTTAATCGGCGGTATCTGGCAAATCATTGTTATTTTTGGTGTGCACTGGGGGATTACTCCTGTGGTGTTTGCTAACTACGAAAACTTTGGCTACGACACCTTTCAAGCCTTCCAAGCGATTGCGGTCGTCGCTCAAATGGCCGCAGCTCTTGCGGTGGCGTTTAAATCGCGTAACAAACTAATGAAAGCCACAGGCTTTTCCGCCGGATTAACGGCCGTTTTCGGTATTACAGAGCCAGCTTTGTACGGGGTGACATTAAGACTGAAAAAGCCCTTTGTGTGTGGTTGTATTGGCGGCGCATTGGGCTCGGTTGTCGCGAGCTTATTTGGCACGTATTACTATGCCTACGCAGGGTTACCCGGTTTATTGACCGTAGTAAATGCAATTAGCCCAAGTAATCCGGCCTCTTTCATGGGGGAGTTAGCCGGTGTTGGCGTTGCGATTGTCGCCACATTTGCATTGGTTTTTATCGTTGGGTTTGAAGATCCGATTGATGAAGAGTTAGAGGCAGGGAAGGTTTCCGATGATCTTAAAGCATCGGATACACCGGCTCCAATTGTGACGGCGTCTGAGACCAGACAGCTTGCCACCCTAGTGAGCCCGCTAAAAGGACACATTGTGCCTTTATCAACGGTTAAAGATGAAAGCTTTGCACAAAAATTATTAGGGGATGGTGTGGCGATTATTCCATCAGAGGGTGTGGTTCGCGCCCCGTGTGATGCCGTAATTTCTTCAGTTATCGACACTAAGCACGCCGTAGGTATGACAATGGCCAATGGCGCAGAAGTGTTAATTCATGTTGGGTTAGATACCGTGCAACTCAAAGGAGAGCATTTTGATTGCCTAGTGACGCTAGAGCAGTCAGTGAAAGTGGGAGATCCTTTAATCCACTTTGATCTCGAAAAAATTACCGCCGCGGGTTATGACGTAACCACGCCATGTATTGTCATGAACAGTGATGAGTTTGAATTTAACCTGATTGACCCAAATCAGGAACATCAAGACATTGAAGTAGGACAGCCAGTCATTCAAATGGCTTAA
- a CDS encoding 6-phospho-beta-glucosidase: MSSVLPDDFLWGGAVAAHQVEGGWDRDGKGPSIVDVLSGGDVNTQRKITDGVIAGEHYPNHEATAFYDHYKGDIALLAEMGFKCFRTSIYWPRIFPQGDEQEPNEAGLQYYDDLFDEMLKYGIEPVITLSHFEMPLHLSKEYGGFKDRRVVDFFVHYAETVMRRYKSKVKYWMTFNEINNQRDLNLPLWGYSNSGVDYTVEDNPEECMYQVVHHEFVASAKVVKLGREINPDFQIGCMVAWVPIYPYSCAPADVMLAQEAMRNRFFFSDVHMRGEYPAYTLKEWERKGYHIQMEPGDLDILKEGVCDYIGFSYYMSVAVKADAQESTQGSMSGFTGSVKNPHVQASEWGWQIDPIGLRYSLCELHERYNKPLFIVENGFGAVDNVADNGEINDDYRIDYLKAHIEQMKVAVAHDGVDLMGYTPWGCIDCVSYGTGEYRKRYGFIYVDRHDDGTGTMERSRKKSFFWYKEVISTNGMTV, from the coding sequence ATGAGTAGTGTATTACCAGATGATTTTTTGTGGGGGGGCGCAGTTGCGGCTCATCAAGTGGAAGGCGGCTGGGATCGTGATGGTAAAGGCCCGAGTATTGTGGATGTATTGTCTGGCGGGGATGTGAATACGCAACGCAAAATTACTGATGGTGTTATTGCTGGCGAACATTACCCCAATCATGAGGCGACGGCATTTTATGATCATTATAAAGGTGACATTGCTTTGTTGGCGGAAATGGGCTTTAAGTGTTTTCGTACCTCGATTTATTGGCCACGTATTTTTCCGCAGGGTGATGAGCAAGAGCCAAATGAAGCGGGGCTTCAGTACTACGATGATCTTTTTGATGAAATGCTGAAATATGGAATTGAACCTGTGATCACATTATCCCACTTTGAAATGCCATTGCATTTATCCAAAGAGTACGGTGGCTTTAAAGATCGCCGCGTCGTGGATTTCTTTGTGCATTATGCAGAAACGGTGATGCGCCGTTATAAAAGCAAAGTGAAATACTGGATGACGTTTAACGAAATCAATAACCAGCGTGATTTGAATTTGCCACTGTGGGGCTACTCAAACTCCGGTGTGGATTATACCGTAGAAGACAACCCAGAAGAGTGTATGTATCAAGTAGTACATCACGAATTTGTTGCCAGTGCGAAAGTGGTTAAGTTAGGTCGTGAAATCAACCCTGATTTTCAAATAGGCTGTATGGTTGCATGGGTGCCAATTTATCCTTATTCATGTGCGCCTGCAGATGTGATGTTGGCACAAGAAGCAATGCGTAACCGCTTCTTCTTTAGTGACGTCCATATGCGCGGTGAATATCCGGCTTATACGCTAAAAGAATGGGAACGCAAAGGCTACCATATCCAAATGGAACCGGGCGATCTGGACATCCTCAAAGAGGGCGTATGTGACTATATTGGCTTTAGCTATTACATGTCTGTCGCGGTCAAAGCCGATGCGCAAGAAAGTACCCAAGGCTCTATGAGTGGCTTTACCGGGAGCGTGAAAAACCCACATGTACAAGCCTCGGAGTGGGGCTGGCAGATTGATCCCATCGGACTCCGTTATTCTTTATGTGAGTTACATGAGCGTTATAACAAACCCCTTTTCATTGTCGAAAATGGATTTGGCGCGGTGGATAACGTTGCTGATAACGGTGAAATTAATGATGATTACCGTATAGATTACCTCAAAGCTCATATTGAACAGATGAAAGTTGCAGTGGCGCATGACGGCGTTGACCTAATGGGATATACCCCGTGGGGATGTATTGATTGTGTCTCTTATGGAACGGGTGAATACCGCAAACGTTATGGGTTCATTTATGTGGACCGTCATGATGATGGGACGGGAACCATGGAACGTAGCCGTAAGAAAAGCTTTTTCTGGTACAAAGAGGTCATTAGCACTAACGGTATGACAGTGTAA
- a CDS encoding SDR family oxidoreductase, which translates to MSQRLLNKYALITGGTAGIGLETAKQFQQEGAHVIVTGRNPAGLDHARNTLNDSAIVIQNNAADYQQQRELAAQLTDLIPKLDVVYINAGDVTHKPMESWSETDFDHIIATNLKGPFFLIQALLPLLSESASIILCGSVSAQIGLAQSSLYAASKSALISLARTLSGELKDRGIRVNALSPGPTSTDAFDKFGLPEAEKAALIQQVGELVPLKRLGQPVEIAKAAVFMASDESAYMLGAELLIDGGVGNI; encoded by the coding sequence ATGAGCCAACGATTATTGAATAAATACGCCTTAATTACCGGTGGAACCGCAGGTATTGGTTTGGAAACGGCCAAACAGTTCCAACAGGAAGGCGCTCACGTCATCGTCACTGGGCGAAATCCCGCAGGCCTAGACCATGCACGCAATACACTTAACGACTCTGCCATCGTCATACAAAATAACGCCGCTGATTATCAGCAACAACGCGAGCTGGCGGCGCAACTCACCGACCTCATTCCCAAGTTAGATGTGGTGTACATTAATGCTGGAGATGTCACTCACAAGCCAATGGAATCATGGAGCGAAACAGATTTCGATCACATCATCGCAACCAATTTGAAAGGCCCTTTTTTCTTAATTCAAGCGTTATTGCCACTCCTATCCGAGTCGGCGTCGATCATTCTGTGTGGCAGTGTGTCTGCGCAAATTGGGTTAGCGCAAAGCAGTCTTTATGCCGCCAGTAAATCGGCCCTGATCTCGCTTGCTCGTACGCTTTCTGGTGAGCTAAAAGATCGTGGTATTCGCGTCAATGCGTTAAGCCCAGGCCCCACATCCACCGATGCGTTCGATAAATTTGGATTACCTGAAGCAGAAAAGGCCGCGCTCATTCAGCAAGTCGGTGAATTAGTGCCTTTAAAACGTTTAGGCCAGCCTGTCGAAATTGCCAAAGCGGCAGTCTTTATGGCCTCTGATGAATCCGCTTATATGCTCGGTGCCGAGCTATTAATTGATGGTGGCGTGGGGAATATTTAA
- a CDS encoding winged helix-turn-helix transcriptional regulator has product MDTKEKTTNNRPSSAISCPMVDFVNIVSGKWAIPILYRLIVTDETIRFGALQRAIGSITQKELTKQLRSFETQGLVSRTVYPEMPPRVEYQITSLGKTLKPTLDSLAQWMTVHKQELIEHTSQGE; this is encoded by the coding sequence ATGGATACTAAGGAAAAAACAACAAATAATCGTCCATCTTCTGCCATTTCTTGTCCCATGGTCGATTTTGTCAATATTGTATCTGGGAAGTGGGCGATTCCGATTTTGTATCGTTTGATTGTGACGGATGAGACGATCCGTTTTGGCGCTTTGCAGCGTGCGATTGGGTCAATTACCCAAAAAGAGCTCACCAAGCAATTACGCTCGTTTGAAACACAAGGGTTAGTCAGTCGTACGGTATATCCTGAAATGCCGCCACGTGTGGAGTATCAAATTACCTCATTGGGCAAAACGCTAAAGCCAACATTGGACTCTCTTGCTCAATGGATGACGGTTCATAAACAAGAATTAATCGAGCATACATCTCAAGGTGAATAA
- a CDS encoding PTS sugar transporter subunit IIB, with the protein MKKILVVCGNGLGTSLMMEMAVKEVINKIGLEAEVDHEDLSSASSSKADIWVAAKDVANQLSEQGKDNIVSLNNIFDKDAIEEQLKNFI; encoded by the coding sequence ATGAAAAAAATACTAGTAGTATGCGGTAACGGTCTTGGCACGTCACTCATGATGGAAATGGCGGTTAAAGAAGTAATTAATAAAATAGGCTTAGAAGCTGAAGTTGATCATGAAGATCTATCTTCTGCTTCTTCAAGTAAAGCGGATATTTGGGTAGCAGCAAAGGATGTTGCGAATCAATTATCTGAACAAGGCAAAGATAACATTGTTAGCCTAAATAATATCTTTGATAAAGATGCCATTGAAGAACAATTAAAAAACTTCATATAA
- a CDS encoding PTS ascorbate transporter subunit IIC, with the protein MAQFFEFMLGLLKEPAIMVGIIAFIGLIAQKADVSTVLKGTIKTVMGFLILGFGAGALIGALNNFSTVFIEAFGVHGVIPNNEAIVALAQEAFGYEMALIMFFAFIVNILLARFTPLKYIFLTGHHTMFMSMLVAVILSTAKIEGTLMVAIGSITVGSLMVIMPALAQKYTEKVMGTDQLAMGHFSTFSYLIAGFVGSKFGDTSKSTEDLNVPKSLMFLRDTPVAVAVTMALFFMVASIFAGGEFVETVSDGQNWVVFTFMQSLVFAGGVYIVLQGVKMLIAEIVPAFKGISDKLVPGAKPALDCPMVFPVAPNAVLIGFLSSFAAGLIAMAVQGAMDWTIIVAGVVPHFFVGGASGVYGNAMGGRRGAVLGAFTQGLCISFLPMMLLPVLGGLGLKATTFADFDFGVVGLILGWIVS; encoded by the coding sequence ATGGCACAGTTCTTTGAATTTATGCTGGGCTTATTAAAAGAGCCAGCAATTATGGTTGGTATTATTGCATTTATTGGTCTTATTGCTCAAAAAGCTGATGTTTCTACAGTTTTAAAAGGCACGATTAAAACCGTAATGGGGTTTCTCATATTAGGGTTTGGTGCTGGCGCTTTGATCGGTGCATTAAATAATTTTTCAACCGTATTTATTGAAGCATTCGGAGTCCATGGAGTTATTCCGAATAACGAAGCGATTGTCGCATTAGCTCAAGAAGCGTTTGGTTATGAAATGGCTCTTATTATGTTTTTTGCTTTCATAGTCAATATTTTATTAGCACGCTTTACTCCACTAAAATATATCTTCTTAACGGGTCACCACACCATGTTTATGTCGATGCTGGTGGCGGTTATCCTTTCTACCGCAAAGATTGAAGGCACATTAATGGTGGCTATTGGTTCCATAACGGTAGGCTCGTTGATGGTTATCATGCCAGCCCTCGCGCAAAAATACACTGAAAAGGTGATGGGAACGGATCAACTAGCGATGGGTCACTTCTCGACTTTTTCCTATCTTATTGCTGGTTTTGTGGGATCGAAGTTTGGTGATACTTCTAAATCGACAGAAGATCTCAACGTACCGAAAAGCCTGATGTTTCTACGTGATACCCCGGTTGCAGTTGCGGTTACGATGGCATTATTTTTCATGGTGGCGTCTATTTTTGCTGGTGGTGAGTTCGTTGAAACCGTTTCAGATGGTCAAAACTGGGTTGTTTTTACATTCATGCAATCACTTGTCTTTGCGGGCGGTGTGTATATTGTACTGCAAGGTGTAAAGATGTTGATCGCAGAAATAGTCCCCGCTTTTAAAGGCATCTCAGATAAACTTGTTCCTGGTGCCAAGCCAGCTTTAGATTGTCCAATGGTTTTTCCGGTGGCTCCTAACGCCGTATTGATTGGCTTTTTATCGTCATTTGCTGCCGGCCTTATAGCCATGGCAGTACAAGGTGCGATGGATTGGACCATCATTGTCGCAGGTGTTGTGCCGCATTTCTTTGTTGGTGGTGCATCCGGTGTGTATGGTAATGCGATGGGCGGCCGACGTGGCGCGGTACTTGGCGCGTTTACTCAAGGTTTGTGTATTTCATTTTTACCCATGATGTTGCTGCCGGTATTAGGTGGTTTAGGCCTTAAAGCGACGACATTTGCCGACTTTGACTTTGGTGTTGTTGGTCTTATTCTAGGGTGGATCGTTTCATGA
- a CDS encoding PTS sugar transporter subunit IIA produces MSLCDLINESNIVISTAENLSVDAALDITCSTLIEQGKVETRYLEAIKAKHKEIGAFYVLAPRIAMPHARPEEGVNEASLQVTVFKHGVDLESEDNGDVFFSVTLAAKDADNHIQTIVALSELFQNEQDIEAIIASESKREIQAILNKY; encoded by the coding sequence ATGAGTTTGTGTGATTTAATCAACGAGAGCAATATCGTTATTTCAACCGCTGAAAACCTTAGTGTTGATGCCGCATTGGACATAACGTGTTCTACATTAATTGAGCAAGGAAAAGTAGAAACACGTTATTTAGAAGCCATTAAAGCGAAACATAAAGAAATTGGTGCTTTCTATGTATTAGCACCTCGAATCGCCATGCCACACGCACGCCCTGAAGAAGGGGTGAATGAGGCTAGCTTACAAGTTACGGTATTTAAGCATGGTGTTGATTTGGAATCTGAAGATAATGGGGATGTGTTTTTTTCCGTCACTTTAGCGGCAAAGGATGCCGATAACCATATTCAAACGATTGTTGCCTTATCTGAGTTATTCCAAAATGAACAAGATATTGAGGCCATTATAGCCTCAGAGAGCAAAAGAGAAATCCAAGCAATTTTAAATAAATACTAA
- a CDS encoding S1 family peptidase codes for MAPTIDYEFVGIPFLYHGFGSSVPITRDLSLTAAHVARVNWDDVIAYHPRCDIAIIRADNRLARKLPDLGLIHTNEDMTTYGRDGTGNLLKGEGKYRLDINFSNHSFFDHCQASVTDAPIREGMSGGGAFNSHGELVGIISAMASSNTRLANGEKLPFERLSLFVSLNQVRDWLDLEIAKHYILEGKEGAPLKWRIPMTNRLASANK; via the coding sequence ATGGCACCAACAATTGATTATGAATTTGTTGGTATTCCTTTCTTGTATCATGGTTTTGGCTCGAGTGTACCAATTACCCGAGACCTCAGTTTAACGGCCGCTCACGTTGCCAGAGTAAATTGGGATGATGTGATTGCTTATCATCCACGTTGTGATATTGCGATCATCCGAGCTGATAACCGTTTAGCGAGAAAGCTGCCGGATTTAGGATTGATTCATACCAATGAAGATATGACGACCTACGGGCGAGATGGCACAGGTAATTTATTAAAGGGCGAAGGTAAATACCGTTTAGATATTAACTTTTCTAACCATAGCTTCTTTGATCATTGCCAAGCAAGTGTTACGGATGCGCCAATTCGAGAAGGAATGAGTGGTGGTGGGGCATTTAATAGCCATGGTGAGTTAGTCGGAATTATTTCTGCGATGGCAAGTTCTAATACTCGTTTAGCGAATGGAGAAAAACTGCCTTTTGAACGGTTAAGTTTATTTGTTTCATTAAATCAAGTGCGCGATTGGTTAGATCTAGAAATTGCTAAACACTATATTTTAGAAGGAAAAGAAGGGGCCCCACTTAAATGGAGAATACCGATGACCAACCGATTGGCTAGTGCTAATAAATAA
- a CDS encoding alpha/beta hydrolase family protein, whose translation MKFLIKVNFILSIFAVFISPQIFAATVACSDCSNGFQRGTLPRVDQLESSRGPYSVKTSNVSVFARGFGGGTIHYSTDSGGQQGIIAVIPGYVSYESSIKWWGPRLASWGFTVITINTNTIYDQPNSRANQLSAAIDYVIDKGNDRSSPIYGLVDPERVGVIGWSMGGGGTLKLATDRDIDAIIPQAPWYSGLNSFSRITTPTMVIACQADAVAPVALHASIFYNQIPRSTPKAFFEIAAGSHFCGNSGYPNEDILGRNGVAWMKRFIDNDTRYNQFLCGQNFDRSLRVSDYKDTCNTY comes from the coding sequence ATGAAATTTTTAATAAAAGTTAACTTTATATTAAGCATATTCGCAGTATTTATATCCCCTCAAATCTTTGCAGCGACGGTCGCCTGTTCGGATTGTTCTAATGGGTTTCAACGGGGCACGCTTCCTCGGGTTGATCAATTAGAGTCAAGCCGTGGACCTTACTCAGTGAAGACAAGCAATGTGTCTGTTTTCGCAAGAGGATTTGGTGGCGGTACTATTCACTATTCGACTGATTCTGGTGGTCAACAGGGGATTATTGCGGTTATTCCTGGTTATGTTTCTTATGAGAGTAGCATTAAGTGGTGGGGGCCTCGCTTGGCTTCGTGGGGATTTACTGTCATCACAATAAATACCAATACTATCTATGATCAGCCCAATAGTCGCGCTAATCAATTAAGTGCCGCCATTGACTATGTGATTGATAAAGGCAATGACCGTTCTTCTCCCATTTATGGCCTAGTCGATCCTGAACGCGTGGGTGTGATTGGTTGGTCGATGGGCGGCGGTGGTACCCTTAAGCTTGCCACCGACAGAGACATCGATGCAATAATACCACAAGCTCCTTGGTATTCTGGACTTAATAGCTTTTCTAGAATCACAACTCCGACTATGGTTATTGCGTGTCAAGCCGATGCTGTGGCACCTGTAGCGCTGCATGCTTCGATATTTTATAACCAAATTCCTAGATCCACGCCTAAGGCATTTTTTGAGATTGCGGCAGGTAGCCACTTTTGTGGTAACTCAGGATATCCGAACGAAGATATCTTAGGCCGCAATGGTGTTGCGTGGATGAAACGATTTATTGATAACGATACTCGCTATAACCAATTTTTATGCGGGCAAAATTTTGATCGTAGCCTGAGAGTCAGTGATTATAAAGATACGTGTAATACCTATTAA
- a CDS encoding DUF2971 domain-containing protein codes for MIKLYKYMSEKAALSFIKQPLLRISPSHQLNDPFEFLPSASSQMSLKKRFKHNIKEFMDLHGVLCLSEIPDNLLMWSHYADNHKGAVVEFFVDENDPFNLFYINYVAKSSDAKFDKVSYKKDRAYLGCSLTDDLQKIREHYTFTKSEDWDYEKEHRFIFPFTSISHELNTGEEMARFDSGLVNDRLTRKWLNADRSFFVQIDPSKIGRIILGLNANMDKYLDEMKKRQPSDFHREFWNFDGNLMNVESAELHPDRFELIFNRLEKNLYGCTNIASFSKTLSSQLKP; via the coding sequence ATGATCAAACTATATAAATACATGAGTGAAAAGGCAGCTTTATCTTTTATTAAGCAACCACTACTCCGAATATCACCTAGTCATCAACTCAATGATCCATTTGAATTTCTACCTTCGGCGTCTAGCCAGATGTCTCTAAAGAAACGGTTTAAACATAACATTAAAGAGTTTATGGACTTACATGGAGTTCTTTGTTTATCTGAGATACCAGATAATCTTTTAATGTGGAGCCATTACGCAGACAACCATAAAGGTGCTGTAGTTGAGTTCTTTGTTGACGAAAATGATCCGTTTAACTTGTTTTACATTAATTACGTGGCGAAATCGTCTGATGCGAAGTTCGACAAGGTAAGCTACAAGAAAGATCGAGCCTATTTGGGTTGTTCATTAACCGACGACCTCCAAAAAATACGAGAACATTATACTTTCACTAAATCAGAGGATTGGGACTATGAAAAAGAACATCGATTTATCTTTCCTTTTACTTCAATAAGTCATGAATTAAATACAGGAGAAGAGATGGCTCGTTTTGATAGTGGATTGGTTAACGACAGATTGACTCGAAAGTGGCTTAATGCTGATAGATCATTCTTTGTTCAAATCGACCCATCAAAAATAGGTCGTATTATACTTGGTTTGAACGCTAACATGGACAAATACCTAGATGAAATGAAGAAAAGGCAACCTAGTGACTTTCACCGTGAGTTTTGGAACTTTGATGGAAATTTGATGAATGTAGAGAGTGCAGAGTTACATCCAGACAGATTTGAATTGATATTCAATAGATTAGAGAAAAACCTATACGGTTGCACCAACATTGCCTCCTTCTCCAAAACCTTATCAAGCCAACTAAAACCCTAG